One Cupriavidus taiwanensis LMG 19424 DNA segment encodes these proteins:
- a CDS encoding methyl-accepting chemotaxis protein, translated as MLQVFKTSLPGHRRPVAAARWLARLGRLPLVARLCAAFALVYLFGAAVGLTGIANLVSIKARTDTLYQHDMHGAISAERAQSALAALGRAQLALTMATSSTERDGAADEIAAALLQLDAALAGVQQAAPAQAAPLLRERQRAGELAQSYVALLRKQPLDPLQFDSAVSVDGHFVTEQLQRLSSQVEAVRRQQERQAAATVASVAGSQLRAQAWMAALLCASLLAAVALAWIAARSLRAELGGEPRVAADIARRIAAGDLTAPIALRPADHSSMLHHVAGMRDQLAGVLARIQASAREITAASQQIAAGNRALSARTEQQARAVDATTDSMQALAARVAAAHAQATESSEMANAARAATDDGAAVVQRMRGAMDALHGHSRHIAEIVGVIESIAFQTNILALNAAVEAARAGPAGRGFAVVAQEVRALAQRSADAAREIGGIVDHATHEIQQGASLSGSVVAAMDRIAATVGHSHALAEGLRSLADEQADSVQGATQAAAQLRQTARQNAALVDELAGQAARLDQQAAALAGDVARFRFEQP; from the coding sequence GTGTTGCAAGTCTTCAAGACATCCCTGCCCGGCCACCGTCGGCCAGTTGCCGCCGCGCGCTGGCTGGCGCGGCTGGGCCGCCTGCCGCTGGTGGCGCGCCTGTGCGCCGCCTTTGCCCTGGTCTACCTATTCGGCGCCGCGGTCGGCCTGACCGGTATCGCCAACCTGGTCTCGATCAAGGCCCGCACCGATACCCTGTACCAGCACGACATGCACGGCGCCATCTCGGCGGAGCGGGCGCAATCGGCGCTGGCCGCGCTCGGGCGTGCCCAGCTGGCGCTCACCATGGCCACCAGCAGCACCGAGCGCGACGGCGCCGCCGACGAGATCGCGGCGGCGCTGTTGCAGCTGGACGCAGCCCTGGCTGGCGTGCAGCAGGCCGCCCCGGCCCAGGCGGCGCCGCTGCTGCGTGAACGCCAGCGCGCCGGCGAGCTGGCGCAGTCCTATGTGGCATTGCTGCGCAAGCAGCCGCTCGATCCGCTGCAGTTCGACAGCGCGGTGTCGGTCGACGGCCATTTCGTCACCGAGCAGCTGCAGCGGCTCAGCAGCCAGGTCGAGGCCGTACGCCGCCAGCAGGAACGACAAGCCGCCGCCACCGTCGCCAGCGTGGCCGGCAGCCAGCTGCGCGCCCAGGCCTGGATGGCCGCCCTGCTCTGCGCCAGCCTGCTCGCTGCCGTCGCGCTGGCGTGGATTGCCGCGCGCAGCCTGCGCGCCGAACTGGGCGGCGAGCCGCGCGTTGCCGCCGACATCGCCCGGCGCATTGCCGCAGGCGACCTGACCGCCCCGATCGCGCTGCGCCCCGCGGACCACAGCAGCATGCTGCACCATGTGGCCGGCATGCGCGACCAGCTGGCCGGCGTGCTGGCACGCATCCAGGCCAGCGCCCGCGAGATCACTGCGGCCAGCCAGCAGATCGCTGCCGGCAACCGGGCCCTGTCGGCGCGTACCGAGCAGCAGGCCCGTGCCGTCGACGCAACCACCGACAGCATGCAGGCTCTGGCGGCACGCGTGGCCGCCGCACATGCGCAGGCCACCGAATCGAGCGAGATGGCGAACGCGGCGCGCGCCGCCACCGATGACGGCGCTGCCGTGGTGCAACGCATGCGGGGCGCGATGGATGCCCTGCACGGGCATTCGCGCCATATCGCCGAGATCGTCGGCGTGATCGAAAGCATCGCATTCCAGACCAATATCCTGGCGCTGAACGCAGCCGTGGAAGCGGCGCGCGCGGGCCCCGCAGGCCGCGGCTTTGCCGTGGTGGCGCAGGAAGTGCGCGCGCTGGCACAGCGCAGCGCCGATGCGGCGCGCGAGATCGGCGGCATCGTCGACCATGCCACGCATGAAATCCAGCAAGGCGCGAGCCTGAGCGGCAGCGTGGTTGCGGCGATGGACCGGATTGCCGCGACGGTGGGCCACAGCCATGCACTGGCCGAGGGACTGCGCAGCCTCGCGGACGAGCAGGCCGACAGCGTGCAGGGCGCCACGCAGGCGGCGGCCCAACTGCGCCAGACGGCCCGGCAGAATGCGGCGCTGGTGGACGAGCTGGCCGGTCAGGCGGCGCGCCTCGACCAGCAGGCTGCCGCGCTAGCGGGCGACGTGGCACGCTTTCGCTTCGAGCAGCCCTGA
- a CDS encoding 5-carboxymethyl-2-hydroxymuconate Delta-isomerase, with the protein MPHLVIELTENTRLNCSQEELLDEANAALLASGQFQEADIKSRCITLSTYRQGIDAVERAFVHARLSILDGRDTAVRQALAQSVCDVIAEAVRSGGGAGQNVQVSVEVCEMARATYAKQLVA; encoded by the coding sequence ATGCCTCACCTCGTCATCGAACTGACTGAAAACACCCGCCTGAACTGCTCGCAGGAAGAACTGCTGGATGAGGCCAATGCCGCCCTGCTGGCTTCCGGCCAGTTCCAGGAAGCAGACATCAAGTCGCGCTGCATCACGCTGTCGACCTATCGCCAGGGCATCGATGCGGTCGAGCGGGCCTTTGTCCACGCACGCCTGTCGATTCTGGACGGGCGCGATACCGCGGTCCGTCAGGCGCTGGCGCAATCGGTCTGCGATGTGATTGCCGAAGCCGTGCGCTCGGGTGGCGGTGCCGGGCAGAATGTGCAGGTGTCAGTGGAAGTGTGCGAGATGGCGCGCGCCACCTACGCCAAGCAATTGGTGGCCTGA
- a CDS encoding TetR/AcrR family transcriptional regulator, with translation MSRETSAPPARTTYRHGDLRRALLDAGIDLAREGGPDAIVLREATRRAGVVPNAAYRHFASRQDLLQAVRAWALSSLAIAMEAEIGGLRPGRGAAAHARACLRAVGTGYLRFALTETGLFRTAFSVPDAVEDDADPAKAGNSGLNPFQLLGAALDQLVEAGVLPAERRPGAEYLAWSAVHGLAILLIDGPLRSRATEQAEVLGQRVLDMVEKGL, from the coding sequence ATGAGCCGCGAGACCTCCGCACCGCCCGCGCGGACGACTTATCGACATGGCGACCTGCGCCGCGCGCTGCTCGACGCCGGCATCGACCTGGCGCGCGAGGGCGGTCCCGACGCCATCGTGCTGCGCGAAGCGACCCGGCGCGCCGGCGTGGTACCCAATGCCGCGTACCGGCATTTCGCCAGCCGGCAAGACCTGCTGCAGGCGGTGCGCGCGTGGGCCTTGTCTTCGCTGGCAATCGCCATGGAGGCCGAAATCGGCGGGCTGCGCCCAGGACGCGGCGCCGCCGCGCATGCGCGCGCCTGTTTGCGTGCGGTGGGCACCGGTTACCTGCGCTTTGCCCTCACGGAGACCGGCCTGTTCCGCACCGCGTTCTCAGTGCCCGATGCCGTGGAAGACGACGCCGACCCGGCCAAGGCAGGCAATAGCGGCCTGAACCCGTTTCAACTGCTGGGCGCGGCGCTGGACCAGCTGGTGGAAGCAGGCGTGCTGCCGGCCGAGCGGCGCCCGGGCGCCGAATATCTGGCGTGGTCGGCCGTGCACGGCCTGGCAATCTTGCTGATCGACGGCCCCTTGCGCAGCCGCGCCACCGAGCAGGCCGAGGTTCTTGGCCAGCGCGTGCTCGATATGGTCGAGAAGGGCCTGTAG
- a CDS encoding EAL domain-containing protein, with translation MNGLTVATFQYDSAPDAGSVAPGQTVLAPARLPPLHAVFQPIVQADNGGILGYEALIRGPVGSPWSAPDALFRLAQGVPATIALEVEAARTALATWRSFDLPGKLFLNFSPLTLRHLLADHGRLMAALLEAGIAPSRLVIEITEQTPIGDAASFGMAMAVLRELGMQYALDDFGTGHANLDLLAHLSPHFVKIDKSLVRGIASCSRRLEILRALLRMMSAFGGRVIAEGIEDEDELAVVRDLGVTGAQGYYVGRPVARPAAQVALHVRQALASRRIAVFPQMVRSGWSGITAGRLLRPAPTVSPSASNDAVLRTFQDQPDLQAVAVVNDEGRPLAIIGRQAFIDRYAAPFHRELYGKKACIAMANRDPACFDQRASLEDMAQILSGENTRSLADGFVITDQGRYIGLGTGADLIRAITEVRMEAARYANPLTFLPGNIPLNQHIERLIDAASEFHACYVDLNHFKPFNDKYGYWKGDEMLKGAAAILAEACDPARDFLGHVGGDDFLVLYQSGDWAERMRAAIRRFNDAARAMYAPPDRAAGGMHGEDRHGRPVFFPPVSMAVGVVCVSGDGVAGLQRLGSQQIGAAAAVAKREAKRSADGMAVLDFLALSATLPA, from the coding sequence ATGAATGGCCTGACTGTCGCCACGTTCCAGTACGATTCCGCGCCCGACGCTGGCAGCGTTGCCCCGGGCCAGACCGTGTTGGCGCCGGCGCGTCTGCCGCCACTGCATGCCGTGTTCCAGCCGATCGTGCAGGCCGACAACGGGGGCATCCTGGGCTACGAAGCGCTGATCCGCGGGCCGGTAGGCTCGCCCTGGTCCGCACCGGACGCGCTGTTCCGGCTGGCGCAAGGCGTGCCCGCCACCATCGCGCTGGAGGTGGAAGCGGCGCGCACCGCGCTGGCCACGTGGCGCAGCTTCGATCTGCCCGGCAAGCTCTTCCTCAATTTCAGCCCGCTGACCTTGCGCCACCTGCTGGCGGACCATGGGCGCCTGATGGCGGCCCTGCTTGAAGCCGGCATCGCTCCGTCACGGCTGGTGATCGAGATTACCGAGCAGACGCCCATCGGCGACGCCGCCAGCTTCGGCATGGCCATGGCGGTGTTGCGCGAACTCGGCATGCAGTACGCGCTGGACGATTTCGGCACCGGGCACGCCAACCTGGACCTGCTTGCCCACCTGTCGCCGCATTTCGTCAAGATCGACAAGTCGCTGGTGCGCGGCATCGCGTCCTGCTCGCGCCGGCTGGAGATCCTGCGCGCGCTGCTGCGCATGATGAGCGCCTTTGGCGGGCGCGTGATTGCCGAGGGCATCGAAGACGAGGATGAACTGGCCGTGGTGCGTGACCTGGGCGTGACCGGCGCCCAGGGCTATTACGTCGGACGACCGGTGGCGCGACCTGCGGCGCAGGTCGCCTTGCACGTGCGGCAGGCGCTGGCATCGCGACGCATTGCCGTGTTTCCGCAGATGGTGCGATCCGGCTGGTCTGGCATTACCGCGGGAAGGCTGCTGCGGCCGGCGCCCACGGTGTCGCCCTCGGCCAGCAACGATGCGGTGCTGCGAACCTTCCAGGACCAGCCCGACCTGCAAGCCGTGGCGGTGGTCAATGACGAAGGGCGGCCGCTGGCCATCATCGGCCGCCAGGCCTTTATCGACCGCTACGCGGCGCCGTTCCACCGCGAGCTCTATGGCAAAAAGGCGTGCATTGCCATGGCCAATCGCGATCCGGCGTGCTTCGACCAGCGAGCCAGCCTGGAGGATATGGCGCAGATCCTGTCGGGCGAGAATACGCGCTCGCTCGCCGACGGCTTCGTGATCACCGACCAGGGCCGCTATATCGGGCTCGGCACCGGTGCCGACCTGATCCGGGCGATCACCGAGGTACGCATGGAAGCGGCGCGCTACGCCAATCCGCTGACCTTCCTGCCGGGCAATATCCCGCTGAACCAGCATATCGAGCGCCTGATCGACGCCGCCAGCGAGTTCCATGCCTGCTATGTCGACCTGAACCACTTCAAGCCGTTCAACGACAAGTACGGCTACTGGAAAGGCGACGAAATGCTCAAGGGTGCGGCCGCGATCCTGGCCGAGGCCTGCGACCCGGCCCGCGATTTCCTGGGCCACGTGGGCGGCGACGATTTTCTCGTGCTGTACCAGAGCGGCGACTGGGCCGAGCGCATGCGCGCCGCGATCCGTCGCTTCAACGATGCGGCGCGGGCCATGTATGCACCGCCGGATCGCGCCGCCGGCGGCATGCACGGCGAAGACCGGCACGGGCGCCCGGTGTTCTTTCCGCCGGTATCGATGGCAGTGGGCGTGGTGTGCGTCAGCGGCGACGGCGTAGCCGGCCTGCAGCGCCTCGGCAGCCAGCAGATTGGTGCGGCGGCGGCCGTGGCGAAGCGCGAGGCCAAGCGCTCGGCCGATGGCATGGCCGTGCTCGACTTCCTGGCGCTGTCGGCGACGCTGCCGGCGTAG
- a CDS encoding HAD domain-containing protein encodes MAERLIMLDVPGVLYSDRSRARLGGIPDTGTPRDVRFFDPVALGFVRRLFGVAGARVVVADAWRRGTPAAILQQLDLQVEAMTPPVAGGHGAEIEAFFAQGARPVHYAILSCAPAESMPEALREHLVRVDPAIGLTLENFQQALDILGVACPSTVMPAPKLDAGLKAKLAQLQQLARDNPARFGSALAPAREVSAVHA; translated from the coding sequence ATGGCTGAACGACTCATCATGCTGGACGTACCCGGCGTCCTGTACTCCGACCGCTCCCGCGCCCGTCTGGGCGGCATTCCGGATACTGGCACGCCGCGCGACGTCCGGTTCTTTGACCCCGTCGCCCTTGGCTTCGTGCGCAGGCTGTTTGGCGTGGCCGGCGCCCGTGTGGTGGTTGCGGATGCGTGGCGCCGCGGCACCCCGGCGGCCATCCTGCAACAACTGGATCTGCAGGTCGAAGCCATGACGCCGCCCGTCGCCGGTGGACACGGCGCCGAGATCGAAGCGTTTTTTGCGCAGGGCGCTCGCCCCGTCCATTATGCAATCCTGTCCTGCGCGCCGGCCGAATCCATGCCCGAGGCGCTGCGCGAGCATCTGGTCAGGGTCGACCCGGCCATCGGCCTGACACTGGAGAATTTCCAGCAGGCGCTGGATATCCTGGGCGTCGCGTGCCCGTCGACGGTCATGCCGGCGCCCAAGCTGGACGCCGGCCTCAAGGCCAAGCTGGCTCAGCTGCAACAACTGGCGCGGGACAACCCCGCCCGCTTCGGCAGTGCGCTGGCACCCGCCCGCGAAGTGAGCGCCGTTCACGCCTGA
- the cls gene encoding cardiolipin synthase: MLQSPSVIAIIVLAFHVVGVVAALHAVMTVRTAPGAIAWAGSLLMMPYFTLVPYLIFGRSTFAGYVDARRFNDDRLREIRHGMTPREREARSACVVHAPVQACMRALPRLTGMPCLANNDVRLLVDGEQTFEAIFAAMARARQVLIVQFFIVHDDALGQRLQALMCERAQAGVKVYFLFDRIGCHAMSRRYVRTLLDAGVEARAFSTHRGFVNRFQLNFRNHRKLVIVDGCEAFVGGHNVGVEYLGQRPPLAPWRDTHIALRGSAVLDLQMAFAEDWYWAAREVPHLLMPPPEAGGRMTCQVVPTGPADAQETCSLFFVEAIQSARHRLWITSPYFVPDEAVFAVLRLAVLRGVDVRILIPARPDHLVVYAASTLYAHQAIAAGIKIYRYQPGFLHQKVILIDDEAAAVGTANLDNRSFRLNFELMVLTADKGFAAQVAAMLEADFAQARRVGLDEFLAAPAPLRVAMHVAKLFAPIL; this comes from the coding sequence ATGCTGCAGAGCCCGAGCGTCATTGCCATCATCGTGCTGGCCTTTCACGTCGTAGGCGTGGTGGCCGCGCTGCATGCCGTCATGACGGTGCGCACCGCGCCGGGCGCGATCGCCTGGGCCGGCTCGCTGCTGATGATGCCGTACTTCACGCTGGTGCCTTACCTGATCTTCGGGCGCAGCACCTTTGCCGGCTATGTCGATGCGCGCCGCTTTAACGACGACCGGCTGCGCGAAATCCGCCACGGCATGACCCCGCGCGAGCGCGAAGCCCGCAGCGCCTGCGTGGTCCACGCGCCGGTCCAGGCCTGCATGCGCGCGCTGCCGCGCCTGACCGGCATGCCGTGCCTGGCCAACAACGATGTGCGCCTGCTGGTCGACGGCGAGCAGACCTTCGAAGCGATCTTCGCGGCGATGGCGCGCGCCAGGCAGGTGTTGATCGTGCAGTTCTTCATCGTCCATGACGATGCGCTGGGCCAGCGCCTGCAGGCGCTCATGTGCGAGCGCGCGCAGGCCGGCGTCAAGGTGTACTTCCTGTTCGACCGCATCGGCTGCCACGCCATGTCGCGCCGTTATGTGCGCACGCTGCTCGATGCGGGTGTCGAGGCGAGGGCGTTCTCCACGCACCGCGGTTTTGTCAATCGGTTCCAGCTCAACTTCCGCAACCACCGCAAGCTGGTGATCGTCGACGGCTGCGAAGCCTTCGTCGGCGGCCACAATGTCGGTGTCGAATACCTGGGCCAGCGACCGCCGCTGGCCCCCTGGCGCGACACCCATATCGCGCTGCGCGGCAGCGCCGTGCTGGACTTGCAGATGGCGTTCGCCGAAGACTGGTACTGGGCCGCGCGCGAGGTGCCGCACTTGCTGATGCCGCCGCCCGAAGCGGGCGGGCGCATGACCTGCCAGGTGGTGCCAACGGGTCCGGCCGATGCGCAGGAAACCTGCTCACTGTTCTTTGTCGAGGCCATCCAGTCGGCGCGCCACCGCCTGTGGATCACGTCGCCGTATTTCGTCCCGGACGAGGCCGTGTTTGCGGTGCTGCGGCTGGCGGTGCTGCGCGGCGTGGATGTCCGCATCCTGATCCCGGCGCGGCCGGACCATCTGGTGGTCTATGCCGCCTCGACGCTGTACGCCCACCAGGCCATTGCCGCGGGCATCAAGATCTATCGCTACCAGCCGGGCTTCCTGCACCAGAAGGTGATCCTGATCGACGACGAGGCCGCTGCCGTCGGCACCGCGAACCTGGACAACCGCTCCTTCCGGCTCAATTTCGAACTGATGGTGCTGACCGCCGACAAGGGCTTTGCGGCGCAAGTGGCGGCCATGCTCGAGGCCGACTTCGCGCAAGCCCGTCGTGTCGGCCTGGACGAGTTCCTCGCCGCGCCGGCACCGCTGCGCGTGGCGATGCACGTTGCCAAGCTGTTCGCTCCCATCCTCTGA
- a CDS encoding response regulator transcription factor, with protein sequence MNIALLMGYSPQLRTVAELLEGAGFRCRVFETGRELIHCVSREPYDMVMIDDAPPDLPALDVVRAVRGARARDVPIILLAADNCEDKLVDALDAGADDYVCRPLNARVLMARIAALRRRVTGERVRQGLVVQAGPYQLNSTGRFATLHGERIAMTPKEFDLAMMLFSNVGRVLASERIQQAIWRHELPPLSRALAGLISRLRKTLRIGVANGIVIKVVYAHGYRLDVLEESIAPRLPKATGRTTVPGSSGN encoded by the coding sequence ATGAATATTGCGCTGCTCATGGGCTATTCGCCCCAACTCCGAACCGTGGCCGAACTGCTGGAGGGCGCCGGCTTCCGTTGCCGCGTGTTCGAGACTGGGCGGGAGCTGATCCACTGCGTCAGTCGGGAGCCGTACGACATGGTGATGATCGACGATGCGCCGCCCGACCTGCCCGCCCTGGACGTGGTACGTGCGGTGCGCGGTGCCCGCGCGCGCGACGTGCCCATCATCCTGCTGGCTGCCGACAACTGCGAAGACAAGCTGGTCGATGCACTCGATGCCGGCGCCGACGACTACGTTTGCCGCCCGCTCAATGCGCGCGTGCTGATGGCCCGCATCGCGGCCCTGCGCCGGCGCGTGACCGGCGAACGCGTGCGCCAGGGCCTGGTGGTCCAGGCCGGCCCCTACCAGCTTAACAGCACGGGCCGGTTTGCCACGCTGCATGGCGAGCGCATCGCCATGACGCCGAAGGAGTTCGACCTGGCAATGATGCTGTTTTCCAACGTCGGCCGGGTGCTGGCCAGCGAGCGCATCCAGCAGGCGATCTGGCGGCACGAACTGCCACCGCTGTCGCGGGCGCTGGCGGGACTGATCTCGCGCCTGCGCAAGACATTGCGTATCGGCGTGGCCAACGGCATCGTGATCAAGGTGGTCTACGCGCACGGCTACCGGCTTGACGTGCTGGAAGAGAGCATCGCGCCCAGGCTGCCAAAGGCGACTGGCCGGACCACCGTGCCCGGATCATCGGGCAACTGA